A single window of Candidatus Methylomirabilota bacterium DNA harbors:
- a CDS encoding phosphoribosylanthranilate isomerase yields the protein MRIKICGITRAADARLCVECGVDALGFIFVERTPRYITPDAAARIVATLPPFVTPVGVFWDHAAGHVKAVAEQCGLGALQFHGEESPEDLQDYRLPVIKTLKVAVGADLARMAGYRVAAFLLDSPSRWSEGEARPPIPWDVAADAARRHPVLLSAGLTPDNVAEAVRRVRPYGVDVNSGVEASPGRKDESRVRRFVTEARAAEDRR from the coding sequence ATGAGGATCAAGATCTGCGGGATCACCCGCGCCGCCGACGCGCGCCTCTGCGTGGAGTGCGGGGTCGACGCCCTCGGGTTCATCTTCGTGGAGCGCACCCCGCGTTACATCACGCCCGACGCGGCGGCCCGCATCGTGGCCACCCTGCCGCCCTTCGTGACCCCGGTGGGTGTGTTCTGGGATCACGCGGCCGGTCACGTGAAGGCGGTGGCCGAGCAGTGCGGGCTGGGCGCCCTGCAGTTCCACGGCGAGGAGTCGCCCGAGGACCTCCAGGACTACCGGTTGCCCGTGATCAAGACCCTCAAGGTGGCGGTCGGCGCGGATCTGGCCCGCATGGCCGGCTACCGGGTGGCCGCGTTCCTGCTCGACTCGCCGTCGCGGTGGAGCGAGGGCGAGGCGCGCCCGCCGATTCCCTGGGACGTGGCCGCGGACGCGGCCCGCCGACACCCGGTGCTGCTCTCGGCGGGACTCACGCCCGACAACGTCGCGGAGGCGGTGCGGCGGGTGCGCCCCTACGGGGTTGACGTGAACTCGGGAGTCGAGGCGAGCCCCGGCCGCAAGGACGAGTCACGCGTGCGGCGGTTCGTGACCGAGGCGCGCGCGGCGGAGGACAGGCGGTGA
- the trpB gene encoding tryptophan synthase subunit beta — MSRARVRPASLPDASGHFGRFGGRFVPETLMQPLIELEAAYRAAKADAGFRRRLRGLLTSYAGRPTPLYFAERLTRHVGGARIYLKREDLCHTGAHKINNVLGQALLAQRMGKSRVIAETGAGQHGVASATAAALLGLECEVYMGSVDVARQALNVFRMRLLGARVVPVESGSRTLKDAVNEALRDWVTNVRTTYYLLGSVMGPHPYPMMVRDFQRVIGEEARGQSRRLAGRLPDLVVACVGGGSNAIGLFWAFIDDRRVRIVGVEPGGHGIKTGKHGASLSSGAVGVLHGSMSYLLQNDDGQVAEAHSISAGLDYPGVGPEHSYYKDAGRFEYVSVTDAEALEGFQALTRLEGIMPALESSHAVAYAMRAAARMKKSQVVVIGLSGRGDKDVHTVEQALGEPATNGHRGSAHDAGRS; from the coding sequence GTGAGCCGGGCCCGGGTGCGGCCGGCGTCGCTGCCCGACGCGAGCGGCCACTTCGGCCGCTTCGGCGGCCGCTTCGTGCCCGAGACGCTCATGCAGCCGCTGATCGAGCTCGAGGCCGCCTATCGGGCCGCGAAGGCGGACGCCGGCTTCCGGCGGCGGCTGCGCGGGCTGCTGACCTCTTACGCGGGCCGCCCCACCCCGCTCTACTTCGCGGAGCGCCTCACGCGGCACGTGGGCGGCGCGCGCATCTATCTCAAGCGCGAGGATCTCTGCCACACCGGCGCGCACAAGATCAACAACGTCCTCGGCCAGGCTCTGCTCGCCCAGCGCATGGGCAAGTCGCGGGTCATCGCCGAGACCGGGGCGGGCCAGCACGGCGTGGCCTCCGCCACCGCGGCCGCGCTGCTGGGCCTCGAGTGCGAGGTGTACATGGGCAGCGTGGACGTGGCGCGCCAGGCGCTCAACGTCTTCCGCATGCGCCTGCTCGGCGCGCGGGTGGTCCCGGTGGAGAGCGGCTCCCGCACGTTGAAGGATGCGGTGAACGAGGCGCTGCGAGACTGGGTCACCAACGTCCGCACCACCTACTATCTCCTCGGCTCGGTGATGGGTCCGCATCCGTACCCGATGATGGTCCGCGATTTCCAGCGCGTGATCGGCGAGGAGGCGCGCGGCCAGTCCCGCCGGCTCGCCGGTCGGCTGCCGGACCTGGTGGTGGCGTGCGTCGGTGGCGGGTCCAACGCGATCGGGCTCTTCTGGGCCTTCATCGACGATCGGCGGGTGCGCATCGTGGGCGTGGAGCCGGGGGGTCACGGCATCAAGACCGGGAAGCACGGAGCGTCGCTCAGCTCGGGCGCGGTCGGCGTCCTCCACGGCAGCATGAGCTACCTGCTGCAGAACGACGATGGGCAGGTGGCCGAGGCCCACTCGATCTCGGCCGGCCTCGACTACCCCGGCGTCGGGCCCGAGCACTCCTACTACAAGGACGCCGGGCGCTTCGAGTACGTCTCGGTGACCGACGCGGAAGCCCTCGAGGGCTTTCAGGCCCTGACCCGGCTCGAGGGCATCATGCCCGCGCTGGAGTCCTCGCACGCGGTGGCCTACGCGATGCGGGCGGCCGCGCGCATGAAGAAGTCGCAGGTCGTGGTGATCGGGCTCTCGGGCCGAGGCGACAAGGACGTGCACACGGTGGAGCAGGCCCTCGGCGAGCCCGCGACGAATGGCCACCGCGGCAGCGCCCACGACGCCGGCCGATCATGA